From a single Sorghum bicolor cultivar BTx623 chromosome 5, Sorghum_bicolor_NCBIv3, whole genome shotgun sequence genomic region:
- the LOC8076750 gene encoding uncharacterized protein LOC8076750, protein MHKHGQLGMGMRIRCRLRPSSSRRRCRLLGGDTAAFCASLVEGLAHLESTLEVDHQSGTVSMRWCADAMRLVKRMQREMLAIFRKADVPVAAGAAGAGAGDWFEHYMQETAALLDFCNAFKAAVSRMHRYCMVVDFAAQVIVGGRGCDGGAAAAASLVVEPCQAQGQAASSAAFRDKMADAKAAVAEAERLGRAIIVSGAGGDDAAGGMVVVTLVAKITTSILSMFVLQALTAPSPATVDDNGGARPTIASVDVDVVPELEPWCESLSLIHARFPSPAAVAEHEKVATAVRDLVNGKVDGGGGRDGEQQEELLRARSGELREGVETFDCVLDEVFDEVIRGRNEMLGILRDKALT, encoded by the coding sequence ATGCATAAGCACGGGCAATTGGGCATGGGCATGAGGATAAGATGCCGCCTCCGGCCGAGCAGCAGTCGCCGGCGATGTCGGCTTCTCGGCGGCGACACGGCCGCCTTCTGCGCGTCGCTCGTCGAGGGGCTGGCGCACCTCGAGAGCACGCTGGAGGTTGATCATCAGTCGGGGACGGTGTCCATGCGGTGGTGCGCCGACGCCATGCGGCTCGTGAAGCGGATGCAGCGCGAGATGCTGGCCATCTTCAGGAAGGCCGACGTGCCCGTGGCCGCaggcgccgccggcgccggcgccggggacTGGTTCGAGCACTACATGCAGGAGACCGCGGCGCTGCTCGACTTCTGCAACGCGTTCAAGGCCGCCGTGTCGCGGATGCACCGCTACTGCATGGTCGTCGACTTCGCCGCGCAGGTTATCGTCGGCGGCCGCGGTTGCGACGGCGGTGCAGCTGCCGCTGCCTCGCTCGTCGTGGAGCCGTGCCAGGCCCAGGGCCAGGCGGCGTCGTCGGCCGCGTTCCGCGACAAGATGGCGGACGCGAAGGCGGCGGTGGCCGAGGCGGAGCGGCTGGGGAGGGCGATCATCGTCTCCGGCGCCGGCGGAGACGACGCTGCTGGTGGCATGGTCGTCGTCACGCTCGTCGCCAAGATCACGACCTCCATCCTGTCCATGTTCGTGCTCCAGGCTCTAACCGCCCCATCACCagccaccgtcgacgacaacggCGGCGCCCGGCCCACGATCGCCTCCGTCGACGTCGACGTCGTCCCTGAGCTGGAGCCGTGGTGCGAATCGCTGTCGTTGATCCACGCCCGGTTCCCAAGCCCCGCAGCCGTGGCAGAGCACGAGAAGGTCGCCACGGCGGTGCGGGACCTCGTCAATGGCAaggtggacggcggcggcggccgcgacgGCGAGCAGCAGGAAGAGCTGCTGAGGGCACGGTCAGGTGAGCTCAGGGAAGGCGTGGAGACGTTCGACTGTGTTCTTGACGAAGTGTTTGATGAGGTGATCAGGGGAAGGAATGAGATGCTGGGGATCCTCAGAGACAAGGCTCTAACCTGA